GACTGAGTGTTACAGTCTGTCAAAGAAGATCCTGAGCTTTATCTGGAATGCCATAATAGTGCCAAATGGAACACTGTTTGAAATGAGCTAGTTCTTGTTCTTGagataaaaaggtaaaaaaaccaGCATGTGCAGTGGAACCTTCTACTGCTTAATTTTTATAAGCAGAGCTTCACTCTAGCTAGATTTGCAGTTTGCACATTTCATGCCCTGAAAAAGGTAATGACCTTTGATTCCATATATTATAAAATAAGTTCTTTATAATTTGCTTCCACTGTAGATTGTTCTGATAGATTGACTAGATATATATATTAACTAAATAACGGATTGGGAAGAAACCATACTGTATCTTAAGTTTCCATATTAAATAAATGGATCCTCATTTCTTTAATCTGCAGGTGGAAATGTCCTTGCATTGAATATATGGAGAGCAGAGGTTGGACCACATATGCAGGCCTTACACTTCAGTTTTGCACTGGGTGCCTTTGTGGCCCCAATCCTGACAAAAATGGCATTGGGCAGCTTCATATCTCCTAAAGTCCAAACAGAAGATGAAAATACAAACCATTCTGTTCCGAGTGATATACCTAACACACGGTCTGGATCAGCAATGAAACTGCATTCTAATGTGAGCTTTATGTGGTCCTACATTGTCATAGGGACCTATATTTTGATAGTTTCTATGTTGTTTGTTGTTCTGTATTCAAGGACCGGCTCAGCACGAGATAAAGCAAAAGCTTCTCCGCAGAAATGCCAAATTGCCAAATACCACTATGCCCTTCTCattctccttttccttttcttcttttgctATGTAGGAGCAGAGGTCACCTATGGCTCTTACATTTTCAATTATGCAGAGGTTTATGCAGACATGAAAGAAAGTGAAGCAGCTGGTTTGAACTCCCTTTTTTGGGGAGCATTTGCAGCTTGCAGAGGACTGGCAATCTGTTTTGCTACCTGTTTCTACCCTGGTACTATGATTCTGCTGAGTGTCATAGGTTCCACTGTCTCTTCTCTGTTCCTGGCACTGTTTAGTAAGCATCCAATTTCGCTCTGGGTTGGGACAGCAGTGTATGGTGCTTCAATGGCTACCATCTTTCCCAGTGGCGTTTCCTGGATTGAACAGTACACCACCATACAAGGAAAGTCTGCTTCTCTCTTTGTAGTTGGTGGTGCCTTGGGGGAGATGTGCTTTCCAGCAGTGGTTGGGTTTCTTGAAGGAAAACTTCACAATGTCCCTGTGATGATGTATGCTGCATTGGGAACATCTGTAATGACAGCAGTACTATTTCCTGTGATGTATAAATTAGCCACTTCTCCCAGTGAGAGTAAGTTAAAAGATGGTGGTGGGAGCGAGGACCAGAAAGCTTTGTTGTCCAACTTTGAACTTAATGAAGATGAGGAAGATGAAGAGGATGCAGGAGAATGGAATGAAGCAGACTTTGAAGTAATTGAAATGAATGATACAGTGAGAAACTCTGTGGTAGAGACATCTCAAAAGAtcccaggggaatccccagctAAAGTGTCCATGCAGCCACCTTCAAACATATTTAGTTCTTCTCCAGTGATTGCTGTTAGCTCCCCAGGGAGAAAGCAATTCAATACAGACAGAGAGAAGAATGATTAAAGTAAAATCTAGGCTGCTTACTTGAAATGACTGCCTGGCTTCTGTAAGGTAATAAACAATCAAATTAGCTGTGATTCAGAATTTTAATAGTGGTACAAAGCCAAGTGTTTCCACCTCTGTGCTTGCCAAATCCCAGTTTATGCTTATTCATTTTAGTCTGCAATCATGCATCCTGGAGTGAAAAAGAATGTGTATGTTGGACATACTAAAGAGGGATTCCATGGTAATATGATCAGGTGTTTGTGTCATGGAACTAAAAGCAATTTAGACTAAACGTATGGGAAACATCTCTTAAATGTGAGGCTGTAAACAATTTCTCAAAGAAAGTGGTGGGCACCCTAATGTAACTTAAAGTGAGACTGTTCAGAGTATTTTAACCATATTTTTAGAACtatcctgcattggcaggaatAGACCAGGACACACAGCGATCTTAATTGATCACCCTCATACAAATCAGAAATCAGAGAAGAATCTTGAACTTCTTGAATCTAGTGAAGGGGATATTTCCATGGCACTTAAAGTCTGGTATGTAACATAAACCATGACATTACTGGAAAGTTAAACAACAAGGTGTCGGTTGTGTCCTTGTCCTTTTGGGAAAGTGGAAAAGTTGATAGCTCAACAGCTTTAGTTAATGGATGTATTGTTGACCTTGACTGGGAATTTCCTGGTTTTGTCATTTTTATGTAATGTTGTTTAAACATAGATTTCTGTGTTTAGTTGATTTTAAATCATGGAAACATCAAATGTGTTACActggaataaaatatttatttagggaggtttttaaaaatgtgtattatgTACTCTTTCCAAGGTTGCTTTGAAGAATAAAACGATTTGTCA
This genomic window from Emys orbicularis isolate rEmyOrb1 chromosome 3, rEmyOrb1.hap1, whole genome shotgun sequence contains:
- the MFSD4B gene encoding sodium-dependent glucose transporter 1, whose amino-acid sequence is MAGAGRKKQVRFARPEAEDTRRGGEGPAAEQSLLPEPAPRPEVIVAGGGRSRGGERAALLLRWCISGVLCSAFLGLGMSIAVLGPTFQDLAANVNKNVSDIYYIFVGRSLGYLGGSVIGGIIFDCMNPHLLLGLTMLGTAVGLYAIPWCKKALLLTALMSVIGTSMGVLDTGGNVLALNIWRAEVGPHMQALHFSFALGAFVAPILTKMALGSFISPKVQTEDENTNHSVPSDIPNTRSGSAMKLHSNVSFMWSYIVIGTYILIVSMLFVVLYSRTGSARDKAKASPQKCQIAKYHYALLILLFLFFFCYVGAEVTYGSYIFNYAEVYADMKESEAAGLNSLFWGAFAACRGLAICFATCFYPGTMILLSVIGSTVSSLFLALFSKHPISLWVGTAVYGASMATIFPSGVSWIEQYTTIQGKSASLFVVGGALGEMCFPAVVGFLEGKLHNVPVMMYAALGTSVMTAVLFPVMYKLATSPSESKLKDGGGSEDQKALLSNFELNEDEEDEEDAGEWNEADFEVIEMNDTVRNSVVETSQKIPGESPAKVSMQPPSNIFSSSPVIAVSSPGRKQFNTDREKND